TATCATATTATGAAAGTCTCACAGCTGGACCACAATATATAGGCCATTAAAGATTTGAAACTCAATTCACCAATTTGGAATCATTGGTCTTCTTGAGTGTTAATTTGGAGATCATTTGCTTATTTCGTTTTtctaagtatgaaatattatgaATCAAGCATGATGTTTATAAGTATGACTGATATGCAATGGATCAGTTTATTTGTTTCTAACTAAATCTGTACTAAAGGAACATTTATGAATTCTTATGTAGTATATAGCGTTAAGATTTCAGATTGAAGTGTGCTTGATGTCTGGTACGTGTTAGTGTCTTTGACCAACACATGTGGacattacattcaattatttatgTGACAGTGCTTCATAGATGATGGGTGAGTTTACATTCTCTTTGTGTGCTTCACTATACTTATGAcaatatattaatttgatttattttttgtagcAATACATTAAGATGaacttatattattatattgcCTCGAAATATGAGTGCTTGTAATTATATACACATTTTAAGGTGTTGATCAAGAGCACTTGCAAAAACTTGCCCAATGTCGAAGTGTCatgtttaaaagaaaacaattgcttcatttttctttcaccTATTTTAGGCTATATCCCTTTGATGCTAATTTCATACTTTTGGTTTGTCACCTTGAGAAAAATCTTCCAACAAAAAAGCAAGGAAAACATAAGAGTAAGTTCCAAATAAGTTTCCAACAAAcataaaactaaaaacataatttgggttgtaagaaataaataaatttggtttataagaattttaaatgcagttaaaattaattatatttacaacaaataacatatcattttcaaaaataataaactaatttttttttatggcgCGTGGAATGTGCTTTCAATCtagttgaaaattaatatgcatttttttttttgacaaatgataATTAATATGCATATTCATGCAACTTTGTATCGtaataaaatcaaacaacatacatatctaaaatattgttttcCGTGTGTTGTATGGATTCTCTGACTAGTGTATATATCCAATTCGATCTTTATTCCtctttttaaggataaaattataaaaacaataataattacaaacaaatttattagaaatatcaattttcttaatttccgTTTTTTTAAAGGATCCTATAATTATGGACGAAGGtatataagaaaattaaaaaaaaatataaaactaattCTATTTGTAAGAAATTGTCACACTTTTTTAAATGTAGTTATTGTTTAAAAGACTTTTCTACATATCATTTGCTTTTGAAATGTACAATTTTAAAGTGTAGTTTTTACTTAAAATATCACAACTTTTAATgtagtttttcttcttataacaAGGACCGAAATATTACATACAATCAATTGTACTATTGCATTTGTCTCATTTATTGACCGATTGCATCTTCAATTTAATGCGACAAATTTCAATGGAAACAAAGAAATTAGCAGCAGGAATATTTGACTTGTTACAAAAGTGAcataaaatgcaaaatatagAATTATAGCATAACATGCCAGAAAATGAAATTACTGGTATTTCAGTTGATAATAATATTGCAGCTAAGTCAACGAAAGATTACTGTTTATAATTGTCGTGAAGTTAAAAAGTCcacataattttctcaaaaaaaaaaaaaaaaaaaaagtccacaTAATCACACACCATTCTCACTTCATAATTGTCGTCAAGTTAAACTGTCCACATAATCACACAACACCGTCACTTTGCTTTGACTCCCATGGGATGCTCTTGGGGAGCTAAAATCCTCTTTATTTtctaatctttttattttcttcattactatagttttgtaaatataaatgCCAAAAATGTAACctttataattttgtaaatgtaAATGCAAAAATGTAACGAgtccaaaattatttttaaacatcacaaaaaaaacttgaataatATTGAGataataaatggagaggatttcAACTCGCTCTCATGTGTCTGCTCCATCAATAATCTTGACTTTTGTTAAGCtagtaaaaaattgaattcacaGCAGCACTGACTATTTTCACTACTCTTGACTATTTGGATAAAATATAAGAGATCTCTcctaaagaagaagaagaagaaatggtaTGTAGTCAAAGGAGTTGACTACATGTAAACTATACTTTTATACCTAACACAATTGCACTCAAATCCCCAATCCGGTTCATAAGAAAATTACTACTAACAAACTTCAAACTTTACGTGTGGCATTAATTCATCACTAGCTCTTTCCACATTAGTATTTcaatgcatgcatgcatgcttcCTCTCAATTTCCAGTTTGGTCGACATAGCTTCGTTCAATATTGACTTGACTTTTGAACATAATATCTTATTTTTGTATGTGTGGagttaataaaaatttaaattcacaGCTCTTGCTACCAGTATTTAAATGCATGCTTTCTCTCCATTCCCACATAACTATCCAACACAAACAAAACTAAACAGCATAAACCACTTTCTTCTAAACCAAATTATGTCTTTTTCTTCGTTGTCATCTATACTTTTATaccttcatcttctttttctttttaccttAAATTTAATGTGGTTTACCACAAACAAAATGGTGGCAGTGGCTGCATTAGGAAACCAAACAGATCATTTAGCATTGCTCAAATTCAAAGAATCAATATCCAGTGATCCATACAATGCTCTTGAATCTTGGAATTCTTCCATCCACTTCTGCAAGTGGCAGGGAATCACTTGCAACCCCATGCATCAAAGAGTTATAGAGTTGAACCTAAGAAGTAATCACTTACATGGATCTTTATCTCCCTATGTTGGCAATCTCACCTTTTTGATAAATCTCGACCTTGGAAACAATAGTTTTTCTGGAGAAATCCCACCGGAGTTGGGTCAGTTGCTACAACTGCAACACCTTTATCTCCTTAATAACTCGTTTGTAGGAGAAATTCCTACAAACTTGACATATTGCTCCAATCTCATAGACTTGATTTTGGGAGGGAACAAATTGATTGGGAAAATACCAATTGAAATTGGCTCTTTGAAAAAGCTTCATTCATTCCACCTTTTTGGTAACAATTTAACTGGAGGGATCCCTTCATCCATAGGGAACCTTTCATCCTTAGTGCGTTTTACGTGTGCTTCTAACAAATTAGGAGGAGATATTCCACGTGAAGTATGCCGCCTCAAAAACTTGACACTTTTATTGTTGGGTGAGAACAAATTGTCTGGTATGATTCCTCCTTGTATTTACAATATGTCATCACTAATTGAGCTCTCACTAGTCATGAATAACTTTACTGGCTATCTTCCATCCAACATGTTCAACAACTTCCCTGGTCTAACTGTTTTTGAAATTGGAGCAAATCAATTCTCAGGTCCAATCCCTATTTCCATTGTAAATGCTTCTTCCCTACAAGTACTCGACTTAGCTCAAAACTATTTGGTGGGACAAGTTCCAAGTCTAGAGAAGTTACAAGATCTTTACTGGCTAAGTTTTGGATACAACAATTTAGGTAACAATTCAATTATAGATTTAGAGTTTTTAAACTATTTGACAAATTGTAGTAAACTAGAAATGCTTTCGATAGCTTCTAATAATTTTGGAGGTCATTTGCCAAATTTCATTGGCAATTTATCTATCCAACTTACACAACTATATCTTGGGGGAAATATGATATCAGGAAAAATTCCCGTGGAAATAGGAAATCTAGTTGGCTTAATTCTCTTGACCATGGAGTCTAACCTCTTTGTAGGAGTTATTCCAACTACTTTTGGGAAGTTCGAAAAGATGCAGATATTATATTTGGGTGGAAACAAGTTGTCAGGTGATATGCCACCTTTTATAGGTAATCTCAGTCAGTTGTATGATTTAGAATTAGCTCATAATATGTTTGAAGGAAATATTCCTCCTAGCATAGGAAATTGTCAAAATTTACAAGTACTAGATCTTtcttataataaatttaatggATCCATACCTCTAGAGGTTTTTAGTCTTTCTTCTTTAACAAACTTATTGAACTTGTCACATAACTCTTTGAGTGGTAGCTTACCAAGAGAACTGGGTGTcttaaaaaatcttgaaatattAGATGTCTCTAAGAATCATTTATCTGGTGATATTCCTACAGAAATTGGCGAATGTATAAGCTTAGAATATCTTATGTTGCAAGGGAACGCCTTCAACAGAACAATACCGTCCTCTATGGCTTCTCTCAAAGGTCTTCGATATTTAGACCTTTCAAGAAATCAATTGTCTGGATCAATTCCTGATGTTATGCAAAATATCTCTGTTTTAGAATATTTGAATGTTTCTTTTAACATGTTGGAAGGAGATGTACCATTAAATGGTGTATTTGGAAATGTAACCCAAATAGAAGTGATTGGAAACAAAAAGCTTTGTGGAGGTATTTCCCAGCTGCATCTACCACCATGCCCTATCAAGGGTAGGAAACATGCAAAACAGAAAAAGATCAGGTTGATGGCAGTGATAATTAGTgtggtttcttttcttctcataCTTTCATTTATCATAACTATCTACTGGATGAGGAAAAGAAATCCAAAGCGATCTTGTGATTCACCAACAGTTGATCAACTATCTAAGGTTTCGTACCAAGAATTACATCAAGGAACCGATGGGTTCT
Above is a genomic segment from Medicago truncatula cultivar Jemalong A17 chromosome 5, MtrunA17r5.0-ANR, whole genome shotgun sequence containing:
- the LOC11407069 gene encoding probable LRR receptor-like serine/threonine-protein kinase At3g47570 — protein: MSFSSLSSILLYLHLLFLFTLNLMWFTTNKMVAVAALGNQTDHLALLKFKESISSDPYNALESWNSSIHFCKWQGITCNPMHQRVIELNLRSNHLHGSLSPYVGNLTFLINLDLGNNSFSGEIPPELGQLLQLQHLYLLNNSFVGEIPTNLTYCSNLIDLILGGNKLIGKIPIEIGSLKKLHSFHLFGNNLTGGIPSSIGNLSSLVRFTCASNKLGGDIPREVCRLKNLTLLLLGENKLSGMIPPCIYNMSSLIELSLVMNNFTGYLPSNMFNNFPGLTVFEIGANQFSGPIPISIVNASSLQVLDLAQNYLVGQVPSLEKLQDLYWLSFGYNNLGNNSIIDLEFLNYLTNCSKLEMLSIASNNFGGHLPNFIGNLSIQLTQLYLGGNMISGKIPVEIGNLVGLILLTMESNLFVGVIPTTFGKFEKMQILYLGGNKLSGDMPPFIGNLSQLYDLELAHNMFEGNIPPSIGNCQNLQVLDLSYNKFNGSIPLEVFSLSSLTNLLNLSHNSLSGSLPRELGVLKNLEILDVSKNHLSGDIPTEIGECISLEYLMLQGNAFNRTIPSSMASLKGLRYLDLSRNQLSGSIPDVMQNISVLEYLNVSFNMLEGDVPLNGVFGNVTQIEVIGNKKLCGGISQLHLPPCPIKGRKHAKQKKIRLMAVIISVVSFLLILSFIITIYWMRKRNPKRSCDSPTVDQLSKVSYQELHQGTDGFSTRNLIGSGSFGLVYKGNLVSEDNVVAVKVLNLQKKGAHKSFIVECNALKNIRHRNLVKVLTCCSSTDYKGQEFKALVFEYMKNGSLDQWLHPEILNAEPPTTLDFAHRLYIIIDVASALHYLHRECEELVIHCDLKPSNILLDDDMVAHVSDFGIARLVSAIGSTSYKNTSTIEVKGTVGYSPPEYGMGAEVSTCGDMYSFGIFMLEMLTGRRPTDHAFEDGQNLHNFVAISFPGNLKKILDPHLLSMDAEVEMKDGNHENLIPPAKECLVSLFRIGLMCSMESPKERINIEVVCRELSIIRKAFLAGAQTHN